The Colias croceus chromosome 21, ilColCroc2.1 genome window below encodes:
- the LOC123701307 gene encoding U8-agatoxin-Ao1a-like isoform X2 — protein MRRASAILLMLAAIVLAQQSRASYIDPGDDDIEMTGPEYVDDPNDLQVLQDVGKRACIRRGGNCDHRPGDCCHSSSCRCNLWGSNCRCQRMGLFQKWG, from the exons ATGCGGCGCGCAAGCGCAATCTTGCTGATGCTAGCGGCCATCGTGCTAGCTCAGCAGTCACGAGCTTCGTACATTGATCCCG GCGACGACGACATCGAAATGACTGGCCCCGAGTATGTAGACGACCCCAACGACCTGCAGGTGCTTCAAGATGTTGGCAA GCGGGCGTGCATCCGCCGCGGCGGCAACTGCGACCACCGCCCCGGCGACTGCTGCCACTCCTCGTCGTGTCGCTGCAATCTCTGGGGCTCCAACTGCCGCTGCCAGCGCATGGGCCTCTTCCAGAAATGGGGCTAA
- the LOC123701307 gene encoding U8-agatoxin-Ao1a-like isoform X1: protein MRRASAILLMLAAIVLAQQSRASYIDPGDDDIEMTGPEYVDDPNDLQVLQDVGKRSSLIYVFRRACIRRGGNCDHRPGDCCHSSSCRCNLWGSNCRCQRMGLFQKWG, encoded by the exons ATGCGGCGCGCAAGCGCAATCTTGCTGATGCTAGCGGCCATCGTGCTAGCTCAGCAGTCACGAGCTTCGTACATTGATCCCG GCGACGACGACATCGAAATGACTGGCCCCGAGTATGTAGACGACCCCAACGACCTGCAGGTGCTTCAAGATGTTGGCAA ACGTTCGTCGCTGATCTACGTTTTCAGGCGGGCGTGCATCCGCCGCGGCGGCAACTGCGACCACCGCCCCGGCGACTGCTGCCACTCCTCGTCGTGTCGCTGCAATCTCTGGGGCTCCAACTGCCGCTGCCAGCGCATGGGCCTCTTCCAGAAATGGGGCTAA